Below is a window of Sulfurisphaera ohwakuensis DNA.
TGTAGGCTTCCTAGCGTTAAGCACATTGTCCTATAACTTCAATTTATGGGAATTCCTAGCGATAACTTTCATAATGGGGATGGGTATGGGAATGTTTGTAGCCCCTAGTACTTCATCAATTATGGGTGGTGTTCCAGGTAGGGATAGAGGAGCAGCAGCAGGAATGAGGAATACTCTCTGGTCTGGTGCACAAACTGCAAGTTTCGCTATATTCTTTACTATAATAATAAGTGTACTGTCCTTAACGTTACCTAACGCACTTTATAATGCATTTATACACGCTGGTGCACCCCAATTAGCTCCTATAGCTTCTAAAATACCAGTGAGTGCTGCACTGTTTTCAGCTTTCCTCGGCTATGACCCTGTTAAGACTCTATTATCTGCATTACCTCCTCAAATAATTTCATCATTAAGCAAGTCGGTAATCGATACTATAACCAGCAGACAATGGTTCCCACAAGCTATTGCACCACCATTTATGCATGCACTCAGGGTCTCGTTCTATATCTCATCGGCCTTAGATTTCATAGCTGCAGCACTTTCGCTATTTTTAAGACGCATAGAGACCACACAAAAGTGGGCTTAATTAATTAAAGCCACAATAAATTTTTATGCTAAAGGGAAAAATTTTCTTCGATTGATAAAAGCCCATGATGTAGTTAAAACTTTTTAACTTTATCCACTATTAAAAATTACCTTGTAATATAGATAATTTATGAAGAGCCTTTTTATCTACTTCCTCAAGCAATTAATATTAAGTGAGCCTGCCATTTATAATATGCTGTTCGGCTTTATTATTTCTTTAGTTATCTCTAGAATAACAAACCTTATTGTAAGCTTAAATGTTTCTGAAAATCTAATACTTAGCATACTTTCAGTTGGAGTGAGTTTTATACTCCTTTATAACTTTTCTTCTCTTCCCTTCTTTATTAAGTTCGGAAGATTAAGGTTTGGATTATACTTAATATTACTTTACCTTTCTGGGGAAATAGTAGCGCTATTTTACACGCTGTTGCTTATTATCTTATACCGCTTCCTTTTTAGTAATCTTGCGACTTTTAGTATCCCATACTTTCTCATTATGACCCTTTTAGTCTTTCTATTTATAGTATCCATTTCCACGTTTTTATCGTTTATACTGACTAATGGAAGGCTGGACAGCCCTGTAATTATGACAATTTACCCTATAATAGTTGTACCAACATTTATATTCTCTTTTTACAAGAGTGAGGTAAATCCTCTTTGGATATTTGGGATGATGAGTGAAAATATTCCAATTCCTCTTACTGTGGGTATTATTTTCTTGGTATCTCCAATAATTTTCATATATTTGCTAATATTTTTGATAAAAAAGTTTCTAAGCTAGCTCATATTTTCTTACAGCAACCAAACCAGCAACCAAGCATTATCGGATTAATTTTGCTTAGATCTTTTGATTTTCTATTAGTACTTACTACCACCAATTTTTATCACCTTTTACTACGTTAGTAAATTATAATTAAAAAGAATTCATTTAGTTAATGAGTTTTAACTCTATTCATCATTTTTATTACTTTTTACGGGATTTAAATTATGGAATTAGAGAAATCTATGATAAAAAGGTTTTCGTTCTCTCCAACTGCAATATCTTATTTACTCGGAATGATGTTACTGGACTCATTAGGACTTTATTTTGCACTAAATAGTATTAAAAACATAGATGCAGGAATAATATGGTACAGTGTTGCGATATTACTGTTGGTAGCTAGCTTATCAACAGGTTTTAGCATTACAGTAGTCTACCAATCCTCTGCATTAGCTTACTATATAAGATTTAGTAGACTTAAAATGTCTAACTACATCCTGAGTTTATTCATAGGTTCACTAATCTCTGCGACTATTTACTCGGTAACTTTCGCAGCTCTCATTACACCATTAATAACTAAACTAACACTTGACCACTTTTACGAAATTATCAGGCTTGATAATATTATACCCTTCATAGCCTCAGCTCTGATCTCAAGTCTCTTCATCCTATCCTTAACCTTTACAATCATTGCAACATTACTAGTCAAGGTTGGGGCTAAAGCGTCGAACTATACTTACTACATCTTCTTTGTATTGTTAGCAATTTCAGAACTCTCGCCTTCAGCCTCATCATCACTTAACCCCTTCTACGAAGCTGAAAATATAATTTCTTACTCCCTCATCCACGATAGCATAAGTATTTACTCCATTGAAGTAGCATTACTGGCGATAGTCTTATTGTTATTAGGGAATTTGATTTTGAAGAAGATTAAGGCACTAAGACTGGAAGAGGTAGTGTGGTAATGCTGGAGATTAAAGATTTATCTATCTATTTCGAGGGCTTTATAGTCCTAAAAAATATTAACTTAAAACTTGACAATCAATTGTGTGTAATACTAGGTCCTAATGGTTCCGGAAAAACTACCTTGCTAAGAGCTATCTCTGGAATAATTCCATACGGGGGTTCGATAAAGATAAACGGTAAGGAGGTTAGGAGTGCTAAGAGGGTTTTAGAATACTCCACAAACCTTCAAGAGGTATACACTATAGGTAATTCCGCATGGGATACTGCGAAAATAATAGCGGAGATTAAAGGCGGAGATTTAAAAGAATTCACAAGCATCTTAAGCTATCTGGACGTAGATAGAAAGGTGATACACAAGCCTATGTATAAAATGTCTACTGGACAGAGGAGTTTAGTATCGTTAGCACTGGCGCTCTTTACGAGGCCTCAAATAGTTACTATCGACGAGCCGATAGAGAATGTCGACGTCAATAGGAGGGATAGGGTGATATCGTTATTACGCGAAAGGGTTGATGAGGGTATAATCGTAACGCATCAGAAGGAGTTAATCAAGATGTTAAATGATAATAATAAGAAGGAAGTGATAGTTTATACGATAGTTAACGGTGAGCTTGTTGAAGGTAATAAAATGTAATAGAAAAGCGAGGGGAAAAAATGTATATATAGCATGCTGGGTTGGTTGTTGGTTCAGTTGTTGGACTTCGAGTGAAGTTAAAAAATCTTAACTATAATCTAAGTTTAAATCCATTGTTAGGGAAATTACTAAAGGGTGGAAGAATTATTAGTAAAGAAATAGATATTCAGAAATCCGTAGAAATAAGCGAGAATCTTTATCATCGTGTTATGCTTAACGCAGCAAAGACAATATTAGATTTCATAGGGCTTGGAAGTCTTACTACTTTTTTATTAATAAGCCTTGTCTCAAACCCTATTACTTTTAACATTAGCATACTAGTCTTTTCCACCATATACATGTTTATCTCTTGGAGGATGAGTAGGTTTGTATATCCATTTATTAAGGCATTTAACTCTCATAAATCTTCGTTAATTGTTAAGAAATTTCCCTTACTTGTTAAGCTAACCTACACGCTTTCGCTCTTAATACTTTACGTCCTATTTCTACTCTCATTTTACATTCACTTCCTATCTAATTTACCAATTTTTCTTGTAGGTGCATACATATCTTTCATTGGGATTCAGTTAATTACTACCATAAGATTTCTAAAAGAGAACTCTATAGAATACGTTCTAGTTACATCATATATTCTTTCAGGAGTAGCTATCATAATATCTCCTTTCCATATAACAACCCTCCTAATCCCGCCATTCTTAGCCTTTTTGTACAAATTGATAAGGAGGGCTGAGGAATGGAGCTAGAGAAATTAATAAAACTGCTGAAGGATAATAAGGAGTTAAATGTTGGAGTTAGGTTAGGGATTCTGCTAGGTCTTTATTATACTAGGTCTGCATGGTTTAAGGAATTGTTGGAAGCTACTGGGTTAAATAAGGCAGAACTATATCAGCACCTTAAGATCTTGCATAAGAGTGGATACGTGGAGATTAAATATATCCCTACAGTTGAAGGTAAGAGGTTGAAGGTTTTTATAACTAAAAAAGGGGATGAAGTAGTAAGGCAAGTCGTTGAACTGTTAAGGAAGAAGTAATCTTATCGCTTTAAGAAGTTTTAACCTTATGGGGGGTGTTCTCAAACAGTCATCTTATTCGACAATGAATAGTAAAATTATATTTGACTAGAAATTTTATCGGATAATTATCTAGGTCTAGAGATAAATGGAATAGCAGTTTACGTAAAATCCTAACGATAAGATAATTTTTAAATCATCAGCTTAAGTAATGAATATTGTTACTATGAAAACGATATAACTTATCCTATTCACTGAAATTAGATATAAGTATTAGAAAATTCTTTGTAAGAACTATCTTGTGCAACGATTTTCCAATAAATGCTATTTGAGGTCCTTCAGATGGATGAGCTTCTCGCTTTCATCCAGCTCGTAACTGTCGTTCCTAATAATGATCATGAGTTTGTATTTCCCGTTTTTGTCCTTCCAATAGCCTGGAGGTCTCGGTTCGAACCACTTTGGTAATTTCCCCTCCTTCTTTTCCTTAATTAATGAAAGGAAGCTTCTCCAGTCCTCGGTGTTCTTCCTAGCAACTTGTTGTGCGTTAACTTTTAGCATTTGTTTGTACTTTTCGTAAATCACCTTCTCAGTTTTTATCGAAATTCACTCTCTCCTCCTTCTTGAACTGTTGTATTCTTAACCAGTTGACCTCGTTCCAAAACTTGGCTTTTGTTATACCCAGTTCTTTTAGTTTCTCGTGGGTGTTCTTGTGTACGATGAGTTTATCTATGTTAGTCCTCTTTCATCCATTGTTCCTCGATGTATTTCTTTATTGTCTCGCTTGATAGGTTACCAGCTGTTGATACAAGGTAGTTTCTGGTACAGAGTTTTTCCTTCTGTATGTTTTCTTAGTTCTGGGAATTTCTTCAACACCAGCCTAGCTGACTTACCCTTGAAGTAGTTTGCTAGGTATGAGGGAGAATATCTGGGTGGGCAGTTTACGAAGAGGTGTATGTGGTCTGGCATTACTTCTAGGGCTATTATTTCGCAACCTAATTCTTCAGCAATTGATTTTAAGACCTCTTTAGTATATTCAGCAACGTCTCCAATTAACACGTCTCTATGGTATTTTGGAATCCATACGAAATGGTAGTTGCATAGATATTTCGCATGCCTTGTTGATTTATATTCCATAATACTTTAAAGTATTCAGATTTTAAAACTTTGCCCCGTCCCTAGAAGGGGTGAGGCTTGTCGTTCTTCTTGTCATAATTAAGAGGAAAATATATATTAGAATCGTAGATCTTATTTAGCATTTAATAAGTGAAATTTGTAATGCATAAGAAAAAACAAGTTTTAATTTTCATGATTAAGTAAAAGGAATAAATACCTTTTCTTTATTACTTTTCTCTATAATAAAACCATCTTCTCTGACAGAAATTTTGAACACGTCTCCTTTAGTTTCCTCATAAATTTTAGATGCTTTCACTATTTTCATGAAAATTGAAATAGCTTCTGCTATTTTATCTAAACTCCATAAAGTCAAAGGAGCATTGAATCGTCTAAGTAAAAGTAAATCTTTGAATGTTTGACAGAAATTAAGTCCTAATAATTCACAATTTTTCTCTACTTCATCTGCAGATAATGGTATATCATAGTTTTCAATACAACTTCTCCATTGTATTAAAGTCCTCAACGTTCTGTAAGAGTTTTCTAAACTACTTTTCTCGTCTCCTCTAAAAAATGCTAAAAGAGAAATTATGTAGAGAGCGATAACTGCTTTGCCTAATCTTTCACAACTCTTTTCTGTCTTCACAAACTTTACATTAGGTAGTTCCCCACATATTGGTTCCGATTTCATTATGTATAAACATAAAGGATCCCCTTCTTTACATAAATTTTCTAACTGTTCTTTACTCAATACGACTGGTGAAAACCCTTCTGAAGCTAGTTCTAGTAGTAAAGTTTTATCCTCACTTATTGCTACGACGTTTATATCTGACAGTCCTTCCACATAATCTTTCTTTCCATAAGAGCCAAAATAACCTAAATATGAAGCTCTTGTGCAGAGTCCTTTTAAATTTTCACTCACACAAATATTTAATAACTGTACTTTTTAGCTTTAAGTGGTAGATTTATTCATGCAATTTCAGATTTCTAAGTTGGAGGAAAATGTTCATTATTATCCGTTAAGTCAACTTGAACAATATGGTATAAATATTCGTAAATACCCCTATTCTATCAGAGTTCTAGTAGAAAATGTAATTAGAAATTTTGATGGAAAAAAGATTACTGAGGATGATTTAGAGGCCATATTAAAGTGGCAAGTAGGGAAGGAATTTTCATTTTTCCCTACTAGAGTTATCATGCAAGATTACACTGGTGTACCATTACTTGTTGATCTAGCAGCAATGAGGGATGAAATGAAAAGAAAGGGTAAAGATCCAAAAATTGTTAACCCAGTTGTTCCAGCAGACTTAATAATTGATCATTCTATTCAAGTTGACTATTATGGCACTTCCTATGCCTTATCATGGAACATGAAGAAAGAATTTGAAAGAAATGAGGAAAGATACAAGTTTTTAAAATGGGCACAATTAAGCTTTAGGAATTTAAGGGTTATACCCCCTGGTAACGGAATAATTCATCAAATAAACTTAGAGTATTTAAGTAAAGTAATTGATATCAGAGAAGTAAAAGGAGTGCAGACAGCTTTCCCAGAAATAGTAATTGGGACAGATTCTCATACTACAATGGCTAATGGAATTAGTGTATTATCATGGGGTGTTGGAGGTTTAGAAGCTGAAGCTGTACTTTTAGGCGAACCTTATACAATGACAGTACCAGAAGTTATTGGAGTAAAATTAGTTGGTGAAATTAATGAGGGTGTAACTCCAACTGATATAGTTCTTTATATCACTGATATTTTGAGGAAAAAAGGAGTTGTAGGTAAATTTGTTGAATTCTTTGGTCCTTCATTATCAAAACTCTCTGTACCAGATAGGGCTACTATAGCTAACATGGCTCCGGAGTATGGTGCCACTGTGGGTTACTTCCCGATAGATTCACAGACTTTAAAATACTTAGCTGGTACCGGAAGAGATTATAGAATAGTTGAAACATACGCAAAATCTCAGGGATTATTCTATGATGAAGTTCCTAATTATACAGAAGTCGTTGAGATAGATCTAAGTAAAATTGAACCTTCTGTTGCTGGTCCTAGAAATCCAGATGAGAGAGTTCCGTTAAGGGAGATGAAAAAGAGAAATGAGAAGAAGGAGAAAAAGAGAGGAAGTATAGTAAGTGATAATGATGTTGTATTAACTGCAATAACCAGTTGTACAAATACATCAAATCCAACAGTTATGATTGGTGCTGGATTATTAGCTAAGAAGGCTGTAGAACATGGTTTAAGAGTTAAACCCTATGTAAAGACTAGTACTGCACCAGGATCACCAGTTGTTGTAGAATATCTTAAGGAATCTGGTTTACTCCCATATCTTGAGGCATTAGGTTTTCATATTGTCGGATTTGGCTGTACAACATGTATTGGTAATGCAGGACCTTTACCTAAAGTAGTAGAGGAAGATGTAAAGAAATATGGGCTAGAAGTTTATGGTGTAATTAGTGGTAATAGAAATTTTGAAGGAAGAGTAAATCCTCTTCTTAAAGGAGTTTATTTAGCTTCACCAATCCTAGTTGTTGCTTATGCACTAGCCGGGAGAATTGATATTGATTTTGATAACGAACCAATTGGTTACGATCCTAACGGTATACCAGTTTACTTAAAAGATATTTGGCCTTCTCTTCATGAAATTAGTGAGTATATTAATCTTTCTCTTAATCCAGAACTTTATAAGAAAAGGTATGAGAAAATATTTGAAGGAGATGAGAATTGGAAATCACTAAAGGTTAGTGAGAGTGAGACTTACAGTTGGGATTCTAGCTCAACATATATAAAAGAACCCCCATGGTTTATTTTACCAACCTCTAAACTTGATGATATATTGAACGCAAGAATTTTACTTTTACTTGGCGATAAAGTAACTACTGATCATATTTCTCCAGCTGGTCCAATACTAGAAGATTCAATTGCTGGGAAATATTTAAGACAATTGGGAGTTAAGGAGTTAAATACTTATGGTGCTAGGAGAGGAAACCATGAAGTAATGATAAGAGGAGGATTTGCAAATCCCAAGCTTAAGAATCTCCTAGTTGATAGGGAGGGTGGATATACTAAGCATTTCCCAGATGGCAAAGTAATGAGTGTTTACGAAGCTTCTGAGTTATATAAGAGTGAAGGAGTACCTCTAGTAGTTGTTGCTGGTAAGCAATATGGCTCTGGGAGTTCAAGAGATTGGGCTGCTAAAGTCACGGCATTATTAGGTATTAAAGCTGTATTAGCTGAGAGTTTCGAAAGGATTCACAGAAGTAACTTGGTAGCTATGGGAGTTTTACCAATCCAAATACCAGACTGGAGATCATTAGGTATAAAAGGTGATGAGGTTGTAAATATTTACGGTTTGAAGGAGTTAACGCCAAAGAAAAAGGTTAAGATTGAATTTAAATCTTCAAGTGGTGAAGTGAAAGTCATAGAAGGCTTAGTAAGAGTTGATACTAATGTTGAATTAGAATACGTACGTGAAGGTGGGGTTTTAAAGTATGTCATGAATAAATTATTATATGAAAGTTAGAATTAGAGGCATTTACGCTACAGCCCTAACAAAATTATTTTTAGATAATGGTTTTGAAATTGTTCAAGCCACTCCACAAATCTCTGAGCGTTTTTCTCTTCCTATTAAAGACGAACCCTCAGATGTTACAGTTAAAGACGGAAATGATAAGGGAGAATTAATTAGTATTGGAGAGGATATTTATTCATTTTTACGTAAAACTTTTCAGACTTCTTTTGTATGGAAATCACCAGTTAAACTCTATTCAGTAATTGAAACTAATAACTGTAAGTTTATGGACTATCAAGTTGAGCCTTGTTTAGATAAGGGATTAGTGGTTAAACCACCAACTGAGGGAAGAGTTATTTTATCATCTCCTAAAGCAGTCGGTAAATATTCTATGGTTTGGAGAGGAGATGGTAAAACATTCTTTTCAGAACATATAAGAGATAGAGAGGAAAAAACAAGACTTCTGTCTATAAGTATTCCATTTAATAAGAAAGGGTATAATGTAAAATGGAGGAGTAATGCTCCTTTTGCAAACAATATTGTTCTTAAAGAAGAATTGGAAAAATTAGCAATGAGGTTTGATAATGACGATTTTAGGCAACAAGGTGAAGATTTCATAAAAGTTACGGTGTCTTTAGAAGATAAAATTATGTTAGATGAAATCAGAAAAAAGGTATTACCCAATACTATTAAATTTCATCATATGTTAAAAATGTCTTTTTCGAATGAAGTTGATGAAATTGAGCAAACCTCTATGAATAATGAAGAATTGTTAGATAAACTCATTACTGAATATATGAAGATTGAACATATTAAACCAGATGGTAGAAAGTTTGAGCTAAAAGAAGGTAAGGTTATATATAAAGAGGTTAACTCAGACTATTATATCGTTAGATTAATGAGAGTCTTTTCAAGAGAAGGAATTTATGACGGGCTAAATGTTAAGAAAGAGGAAGGAGATTACGATATTGTTGAGTTTGATTCAAGAAAATGGTATCAGATCCACAGATATTATAATAAGGATGGTAAGTTGAAGGGGATTTATGTTAACATTTCCACACCGCCAGAATTACTCAGAGGTAAATTAAGGTATCTTGATTTAGAGGTTGATGTTGTTAAAGTAGGAGACGAAGTTAGGATCATTGATTTAGAGGAATTAGAAAAGAACAAAGATATCATAGGAGAGACAATGTATAAAAAAATATTTACCATAATAGAAGAAGTTAAAAAGATTCTTTAAAGTTTTTCTAATTCTTCTCTACTGATAGGAATAATTTTAACAACATTCTCATTCTCGTCATATATCACTCTAACTAAATCTCCTTCTCTTACTTTAACTTTTTGTCTTATTCTAGCTGGTATTGTAACCTGGAAATTTCTTGAGACCTTTACAATATCTTCAACTGGCATATTTACTTCCAGATAAATTATTATCTATTGGTTAAAAAACTTTTATATAATAATTATTCTGAAACTTTGCTCCTTCTATTTTTTACTTACGATCTTAACTTCTTTGTTGCCTCACTGGTAATAATCTTTTTAGTCTGTTCAACATTACCTAATCTTCTCGTTGTTTCAATACTTTGCTGAAGTCTTCTTGTAGTTTCCATTAGTTCAATTCTTCTAGTCTGTTCAGCTAATTGACTCATTTGCTGCAAAGTTCTAGTTGCTTCAGCTAAGTTATTTGAATTTACTTGAGTAACTAACTTATTCATTAATTCATAATATTGGTATTCATTAAGAATATCGTTGTTAATACCACTTAAAAATACTTGAGAATTAGAGGCTGGCGTTACTTGACTAACTGCTATAATGTTTTCTGTTCTATTGGTAGCTGGATCTTCATAAGTTACTCTTACATTTAATATATTTCCATTAAAGTTTGGTGGAATAGAGGTTTCACCAAATATTCTAACAACCCCTTCTATAGCTCCTAATTTAACTGGTGGTCCAGAATAGTTTAGTAATTTAATTGGTGATGGTGAGTTTATTTCTACTATAACATTTTTAGCACCTACTTGAGTAACAGCGGCTTGAGGCAAAGAATTAGCTATTTCCATTGGATCTTGAATATGGTTAAGAATACCGCCAGTTTTATCTGCTAAAATCTTAAGTAACTGCTCATTATAATCATCACCAATACCAAATGAGATTACTTTAAACCCATCTGGGAATTGAAGTTTTTCGTATGCGTCAGTATTTGTTAAATCGGTTGGATTACCGTCTGTTAATAAAATAATATAACCCGGCATCTCATGCTTTTTAGCTATTTGAATAGCGGTTGACAAGGCAGTATATAATACGGTGTTACCTTGAGCAGTTACACTAGAAATTGTCTCACCTACAGACCCTGAGGTATCTGCGAATTCAATTAAAGTATTTACTGTAGAAGAAAATGTAATAAATGTAATTTTATTTCCTGGAGGAATTTTATTTAATAACTGTAAGGCACCTTGTTTTGCCGTCTCTATCTTAATTCCAGCCATGGATCCAGAGGTATCTAATAAGATTATATAATGAAATCCAGTTGCAACAGATACTCGTTCTGGAACTAAAATTAATCTAAAAACTCCCCTAACTGGTGATGTAAAAGAATACTTATGACTAAACTCTAATCTAGCTGATATTGTCAAAAAAATCACCCAACTTTTATTCAGCCACAACTTTTACAATAGTCTGATTTCCAAGTTTTATTATCGTATTGGGACTAATTTTTTGTTTTCCTTTAACTGGTTGAAACAGTTTCCCATCATAAATATAAGTTCCATTTGTACTATTAAGATCCTCAATATAAAGTTCTCCTCCTTCAAGTGAAATTACTGCATGCCTTCTTGATACTTCCGGATCAGGAACTATAATAACATTCTCCGGACTTCTTCCAACTGAAATAGATGGAAATATATCAAAGCTTAGGGGTATCTTTTGATTAATTAATCCAGCATAAGGTGTTTGGATGAAGAGTAGATAATATTTTTGCGTTACTTGTTGAGCAGGAGGTACTATTTGGCCTGGTGGAGTTGTTGGTGGTGGAGGTGTAACAACTTGTTGTTGAATAGCTGGCGTTGAAACAGGTTGTTGTGGAGAAGGCGGCACTTGACCTACATCTGTCGGTGGTGGAGGTGTAACAACTTGTTGTTGGGCTTCAACTTGTGGGGATGGATTTTGTTGTAGTGATTGTTCATGTGGTGGTGGAGGTGGTGTTTGAGTTATTTGTTGTGGCGGAGTAGTTTGAGTTTCTGCAGGCTTTTGAGCACCACATTTAATACAAAAACTTGCATCATCAGCATTCTCATATCCACAAACGGGACATTTCCATGGCATACATAAAGTATTTTGTATAAAAGTATTTATAGTTTTACTCACGTAATATTCATAGTAGAAATGACTATAAGTCTAAAAATTAAATCCTCACACAGCTATGTTAGTATTGAAAAACCTACTCAAATTAGCCTTATAATTAGGATTGTTCCTGAGACTTTTGTTCAATTTACTGGTATTCACTATGTAATTCTTATTGATAATAGTCCTTCTATGCGTAAAGACAATAAGTTAGATGTTGCTATAGCTGCTGCAAATAAACTTTCTTATGAGATTCCACCCGGAAACTATATTTCAATTTATCTTTTCTCTAATGATTTAGAGAAAATTTATGAAGGTCCATCAGGTAATCCTATAGCTTTGCAAAATGTTAAGAAAGGATATACTACGAATTTACATAAAGCCCTAAGTAAAATTTTACAACAGTTAGCTTATGTTCAATTACCAGTTAAATTGATTATATTATCTGATGGTAAACCGACTGATAAGAGAAATGTAAAGGAGTATGAGGGACTTCAAGTACCCCCAAACGTTCAGATTATTTCGATCGGAATCGGAAGAGATTATAATGAAGTCATATTAAAAAGAATGGCCGACAAAGGTTCTGGAGTATATTATCATATAGAAGACCCCACTCAACTACCATCAGTATTTGCTCAACAAAAGGTTAGTGAAGTTGCTGGCTATAATTTTGTCTTAAATGTTCCACCAGGTTTTGAGGTTATTAACTATGAGGTTCCAGTAAATATTCCAATAATTGATAGGACTATATCGATTTATGCAATTGGAACAATACCTCCTGGAACTCAGCCAGTTCAACTATTATTTACTGGAAGTTATTACGATCCAGCTAAAAGGATTAACGTTACTATTAATGAGCAACTAATTATACCAAGAGGTAATGAGGTTCAAGTTACACAAGGTGTAAATCAAGGTATTTTATCTGAGGTCAGATACTATAGCCTGCTTAAACAATATAGTAACGCTATAGCTAGTGGGAGTAAAGATGCTACTGTGATAGCACAAGAGCTTAAAGTAGCAGCAGAGCAAACAAGAAGGGAAGATTTAATAGAAGAAACTAGAAGGCTTACTGGTGATTCAAAGACAGATTTATCTGAAGTTACGAGAACTATGAGAAAAAGTTAAAAGGAAATATGATTGATTTTTGTGTGGTATGATCAAATTAACGTTCTTTCATGATGTGATTTGTCCTTTCTGTTTCGTTATGTCTAAAAGACTTAAAAATGTAGTAAGAGAATTTAAGGGAGAAGTTATTGTTAAGCATAAGGCATTCTCTATCATTTCATCACTAGAGGACTTGAAGGAAATAGCTCCTACAATAGAAGATGCTAGAAAAGTATTTCTTAATGAATTTCAAATAGTGAAAAAATATTTTCCAGACTACGATCCAGAGAAAGTTATTAGTAAGGGTAAAATAGGTTATGTGTGGTCAATTCCACCTTTGATGGCATGTAAGGCTGCAGAATTTCAAAAGGGCGATGAAGGTCATTGGGAATACTTTGATAAAGCTCAAGATAAGTTCTTCCTAGAGGGAGAAGATGTTACACAAGATGAGGTTCTTATTAAAATCGCAGAAGAAGTTGGATTAGATGTGGAACAGTTTAAGAGGGACTTTAAATCTAAAAAAGCAAAGTTAGCTGTAATAGAAGATGAAGAAGAAGCTAAAGCTATGGGTATTCACGGTGTTCCAGCTATTTTAATTAATGACGTCTGGCTTGTGAGAGGTGTTCAATCAGAAGATTTCTTAAGACAAACAATTGAAGACATATTAGAGCACGGCGAACCGAAAAATGTAAAGCTAAAAGCTTTTTGGGAGAGAGAATAAAGTATTACACATGAAAGCTGTAAAAAACTACATGTCAAGTCCAGTATTTCAAGTTGAAGCAAATACGTCTATACAAGAAGTATGTAGGCTAATGATGGAAAGAGGAGTAGGTTCAGTAATAGT
It encodes the following:
- a CDS encoding ATP-binding cassette domain-containing protein, with protein sequence MLEIKDLSIYFEGFIVLKNINLKLDNQLCVILGPNGSGKTTLLRAISGIIPYGGSIKINGKEVRSAKRVLEYSTNLQEVYTIGNSAWDTAKIIAEIKGGDLKEFTSILSYLDVDRKVIHKPMYKMSTGQRSLVSLALALFTRPQIVTIDEPIENVDVNRRDRVISLLRERVDEGIIVTHQKELIKMLNDNNKKEVIVYTIVNGELVEGNKM
- a CDS encoding transcriptional regulator, with the protein product MELEKLIKLLKDNKELNVGVRLGILLGLYYTRSAWFKELLEATGLNKAELYQHLKILHKSGYVEIKYIPTVEGKRLKVFITKKGDEVVRQVVELLRKK
- the acnA gene encoding aconitate hydratase AcnA; translated protein: MQFQISKLEENVHYYPLSQLEQYGINIRKYPYSIRVLVENVIRNFDGKKITEDDLEAILKWQVGKEFSFFPTRVIMQDYTGVPLLVDLAAMRDEMKRKGKDPKIVNPVVPADLIIDHSIQVDYYGTSYALSWNMKKEFERNEERYKFLKWAQLSFRNLRVIPPGNGIIHQINLEYLSKVIDIREVKGVQTAFPEIVIGTDSHTTMANGISVLSWGVGGLEAEAVLLGEPYTMTVPEVIGVKLVGEINEGVTPTDIVLYITDILRKKGVVGKFVEFFGPSLSKLSVPDRATIANMAPEYGATVGYFPIDSQTLKYLAGTGRDYRIVETYAKSQGLFYDEVPNYTEVVEIDLSKIEPSVAGPRNPDERVPLREMKKRNEKKEKKRGSIVSDNDVVLTAITSCTNTSNPTVMIGAGLLAKKAVEHGLRVKPYVKTSTAPGSPVVVEYLKESGLLPYLEALGFHIVGFGCTTCIGNAGPLPKVVEEDVKKYGLEVYGVISGNRNFEGRVNPLLKGVYLASPILVVAYALAGRIDIDFDNEPIGYDPNGIPVYLKDIWPSLHEISEYINLSLNPELYKKRYEKIFEGDENWKSLKVSESETYSWDSSSTYIKEPPWFILPTSKLDDILNARILLLLGDKVTTDHISPAGPILEDSIAGKYLRQLGVKELNTYGARRGNHEVMIRGGFANPKLKNLLVDREGGYTKHFPDGKVMSVYEASELYKSEGVPLVVVAGKQYGSGSSRDWAAKVTALLGIKAVLAESFERIHRSNLVAMGVLPIQIPDWRSLGIKGDEVVNIYGLKELTPKKKVKIEFKSSSGEVKVIEGLVRVDTNVELEYVREGGVLKYVMNKLLYES
- a CDS encoding DUF402 domain-containing protein, giving the protein MKVRIRGIYATALTKLFLDNGFEIVQATPQISERFSLPIKDEPSDVTVKDGNDKGELISIGEDIYSFLRKTFQTSFVWKSPVKLYSVIETNNCKFMDYQVEPCLDKGLVVKPPTEGRVILSSPKAVGKYSMVWRGDGKTFFSEHIRDREEKTRLLSISIPFNKKGYNVKWRSNAPFANNIVLKEELEKLAMRFDNDDFRQQGEDFIKVTVSLEDKIMLDEIRKKVLPNTIKFHHMLKMSFSNEVDEIEQTSMNNEELLDKLITEYMKIEHIKPDGRKFELKEGKVIYKEVNSDYYIVRLMRVFSREGIYDGLNVKKEEGDYDIVEFDSRKWYQIHRYYNKDGKLKGIYVNISTPPELLRGKLRYLDLEVDVVKVGDEVRIIDLEELEKNKDIIGETMYKKIFTIIEEVKKIL
- a CDS encoding AbrB/MazE/SpoVT family DNA-binding domain-containing protein gives rise to the protein MPVEDIVKVSRNFQVTIPARIRQKVKVREGDLVRVIYDENENVVKIIPISREELEKL